One Glutamicibacter mishrai genomic window carries:
- a CDS encoding ABC transporter permease, translating into MTTQIQAPVRGKVTFRGVLRSEAIRMFSLKSTGILLAIALVLYVAIAVIGTWGVGSLMQSMGDVSQMEGMSSMAQPGFASETIGSGLVFSQLILGVLGVLLFSGEFTTGSAVSTFLASPQRLRVMSAKIVLIVVLTGLTQLVSSLLAFVAAKPIAENYDLVLDFGGESFQSVLWYGTLAVIMAALIGLALGVLLRNSAGGITILAGVFFVLPIITAILGSLVDWSKNISAFLPDQLGMSLATPLSVPTELELWQQLAGVAGWIVIPLVLGAVLLAKRDIK; encoded by the coding sequence ATGACTACCCAGATTCAAGCGCCAGTGCGCGGCAAGGTCACTTTCAGAGGCGTGCTGCGCAGCGAAGCGATCCGCATGTTCTCGTTGAAATCCACCGGCATCCTATTGGCCATAGCGCTAGTGCTCTATGTAGCCATCGCCGTCATTGGCACGTGGGGCGTCGGCTCGCTGATGCAGAGCATGGGCGATGTCAGCCAGATGGAAGGCATGAGTTCCATGGCGCAGCCAGGATTCGCCAGCGAAACCATCGGCTCCGGACTTGTCTTCAGCCAATTGATCCTCGGCGTGCTGGGCGTGCTGCTGTTCAGCGGTGAATTCACCACAGGCTCGGCAGTCAGCACCTTCCTGGCCAGCCCGCAGCGGCTGCGCGTGATGTCTGCAAAAATCGTGTTGATCGTGGTGCTCACGGGACTGACACAGTTGGTGTCGAGCCTCCTGGCCTTTGTGGCGGCGAAGCCCATCGCCGAGAACTACGACCTGGTCCTGGACTTCGGTGGCGAATCATTCCAATCGGTGCTCTGGTACGGCACCCTGGCCGTCATCATGGCAGCCCTGATCGGCTTGGCCTTGGGCGTCTTGCTGCGCAATTCCGCAGGCGGCATCACCATCTTGGCCGGCGTGTTCTTTGTCCTGCCGATTATCACCGCCATCCTTGGGTCCCTCGTGGATTGGTCCAAGAACATTTCGGCATTCCTGCCGGACCAGTTGGGAATGTCCTTGGCCACGCCACTGAGCGTCCCCACCGAATTGGAGCTGTGGCAGCAGTTGGCCGGCGTCGCTGGATGGATCGTCATCCCATTGGTGCTGGGCGCAGTATTGCTCGCTAAGCGTGACATCAAGTAA
- a CDS encoding ABC transporter ATP-binding protein: MIQAQQLTKRYGNKTVVDQVSFTVQPGAVTGFLGPNGAGKSTTMRMIVGLAAPTSGQVLVNNRDFKTSKHPLTEVGTLLEAKSVHKSLTPLAHLRSMAATAGLPVSRVHEVLELTGLSGVQRKKVGGFSLGMGQRLGIATALLGDPQVLILDEPVNGLDPEGVAWVRNLARQQAAAGKTVFISSHLMSEMAQTADHLIVIGRGRIMAEAPISEFIDNGLSQTIVRATDIEVLMNALSAEGVQLRRLDGQSLEVTGPDSEIIGRRALEAGVVLSELRPLQRTLEDAYMELTREAVEYNSNIVAEHSGGK, from the coding sequence ATGATCCAGGCTCAGCAGTTGACGAAGAGATACGGTAACAAGACCGTGGTCGACCAGGTGTCGTTCACGGTGCAACCCGGAGCGGTGACCGGTTTCCTCGGTCCTAACGGCGCCGGCAAATCCACCACTATGCGCATGATCGTCGGGTTGGCGGCCCCCACCAGCGGGCAGGTTCTGGTGAACAACCGGGACTTCAAGACCTCCAAGCACCCGCTGACCGAAGTGGGCACCTTGCTGGAAGCGAAGTCGGTGCACAAGTCGCTGACCCCCTTGGCCCATCTGCGGTCCATGGCTGCCACCGCGGGCCTGCCGGTCTCCCGGGTCCACGAGGTGCTGGAACTAACCGGCCTGAGCGGCGTGCAGCGCAAGAAGGTCGGCGGGTTCTCCTTGGGCATGGGCCAACGCCTGGGCATCGCCACCGCGCTGCTGGGCGACCCGCAAGTGCTGATCCTCGATGAACCGGTCAATGGGCTGGATCCCGAAGGCGTGGCCTGGGTGCGCAACCTCGCCCGGCAGCAAGCGGCAGCCGGCAAGACCGTGTTCATTTCCTCCCACCTCATGAGCGAGATGGCGCAAACCGCGGATCATCTCATTGTCATTGGCCGAGGACGCATCATGGCCGAGGCCCCCATCAGTGAATTCATCGATAACGGGCTGTCCCAGACCATTGTTCGCGCCACCGACATCGAGGTGTTGATGAATGCCCTGAGTGCGGAAGGCGTGCAATTGCGCCGCCTTGATGGGCAGAGCCTGGAAGTCACCGGCCCGGACTCGGAGATCATCGGCCGCCGCGCCCTGGAAGCCGGTGTGGTGCTCAGCGAGCTGCGTCCTTTGCAACGCACTTTGGAAGATGCCTACATGGAGTTGACCCGGGAAGCCGTGGAATACAACTCGAATATTGTTGCCGAGCACAGCGGCGGGAAGTAG